In Aedes albopictus strain Foshan chromosome 3, AalbF5, whole genome shotgun sequence, the following are encoded in one genomic region:
- the LOC109420356 gene encoding hexamerin-1.1 — MRLTVAAVALCLVALTSAAYVPVEKSVTGFKYADKEFLVKQKFFFEVFRNIHLPLTFEEYMPYTKTWVFDESKYTNYKEVFEFFEYYKLGFLPKGEMFTIYNKEYMKQTYLLFNFFYNAADWETFYKNVIWARENVNEGMFIYALTMATFHRPDLKGIVLPAIYEIYPYYFFNTDMIHKAMYKTMYEPKFGFASNGKYNVVYSNYTAVYPMDYFGEDKLSYFTEDFGLNSYYYYFMLDYPFFVGDSKFNLFKDRRGELYLYMYQQLIARYYMERQANFMGPIEEFSWDQPIKTGYTPKLSYWNGLPFYGRNDYYSLPKDQYYKIDLLKDYEARIRQVIDQGYLFLDDGTKIDFRQPESIDYLGNLINANPDSYDSDYYKYIEFFARLMYSGSDYFYSGSKVWPSALMHFETSMRDPFFYQLYYRILSYYWQFKSYLPYYTYDELNFKGFEIKNVVFDKLMTYFEYFDADISNAIPVGFPSDKFFDFSVFARQKRINHKPFTYTMDVFSEFAGKGVVRMYMGPKFYDFKQLQYLKKYFVEVDQYVYDFVVGKNTVVRNSRDYFWSIRDRTTYSELYKKIMTAYKGEDKFILDMSEAHCGFPDRLLLPKGLPAGFEMTFYFIVTPYYAPKVEQFSTYEYTYSCGVGSGSKYVDDLPFGFPFDREINFAYFFTKNMYFKDVLVYHIDDMKLNQSF; from the exons ATGAGACTGACGGTTGCAGCTGTTGCACTGTGCCTGGTCGCACTGACCAGCGCAGCCTACGTTCCCGTGGAGAAATCGGTAACCGGATTCAAGTATG CCGACAAAGAATTCCTGGTAAAGCAGAAGTTCTTCTTCGAGGTGTTCCGCAACATCCATCTGCCTCTCACGTTCGAGGAGTACATGCCATACACCAAGACATGGGTCTTCGATGAGTCCAAATACACG AACTACAAGGAAGTCTTCGAGTTCTTCGAGTACTACAAGCTTGGTTTCCTGCCCAAGGGTGAGATGTTCACCATCTATAACAAGGAATACATGAAGCAGACTTATCTGTTGTTCAACTTCTTCTATAACGCTGCTGACTGGGAAACTTTCTACAAGAACGTTATTTGGGCTCGCGAGAACGTCAACGAGGGTATGTTCATCTACGCTTTGACTATGGCCACGTTCCACCGTCCGGACCTCAAGGGTATCGTGCTGCCGGCGATCTACGAAATCTACCCGTACTACTTCTTCAACACCGACATGATCCACAAGGCAATGTACAAGACCATGTATGAGCCCAAGTTTGGATTTGCCAGCAACGGTAAATACAATGTAGTGTACTCCAACTACACCGCTGTGTATCCGATGGACTATTTCGGCGAAGACAAGCTGAGCTACTTCACTGAAGATTTTGGCCTCAACTCCTACTACTACTACTTCATGTTGGACTATCCATTCTTCGTGGGAGATAGCAAATTCAACCTGTTCAAGGATCGCCGTGGAGAACTGTACCTGTACATGTACCAACAGCTTATTGCCCGCTACTACATGGAACGTCAAGCCAACTTCATGGGACCGATCGAAGAGTTCAGCTGGGATCAGCCAATCAAGACTGGATACACGCCAAAGCTCAGCTACTGGAATGGACTGCCTTTCTACGGACGCAACGATTACTACTCTCTCCCCAAGGACCAATACTACAAGATCGATCTGCTCAAGGACTACGAAGCTAGAATCCGTCAAGTTATCGACCAGGGTTACCTGTTCCTGGATGATGGAACCAAGATTGACTTCCGTCAACCAGAGTCCATTGACTATCTTGGCAACCTGATCAACGCCAACCCAGACAGCTACGATTCGGATTACTACAAGTACATTGAGTTCTTCGCTCGTCTGATGTACAGCGGCTCTGACTACTTCTACAGCGGATCGAAAGTTTGGCCAAGCGCTCTGATGCACTTCGAAACATCGATGCGCGATCCCTTCTTCTATCAACTGTACTACAGAATCCTGAGCTACTATTGGCAATTCAAGAGCTACTTGCCTTACTACACCTACGATGAACTCAACTTCAAGGGATTCGAAATCAAGAACGTTGTGTTCGACAAACTGATGACCTACTTCGAGTACTTCGATGCTGATATCAGCAACGCCATCCCGGTTGGATTCCCGTCggacaaattcttcgatttctccGTCTTCGCTCGCCAGAAGCGCATCAACCACAAGCCATTCACCTACACCATGGATGTCTTCTCTGAGTTCGCCGGCAAGGGTGTCGTTCGCATGTATATGGGACCCAAGTTCTACGACTTTAAGCAGCTGCAGTACCTGAAGAAATACTTCGTTGAAGTCGATCAGTACGTGTACGACTTTGTCGTTGGCAAGAACACCGTTGTCCGTAACTCGCGTGATTACTTCTGGAGCATTCGCGATCGCACCACCTACAGTGAACTGTACAAGAAGATAATGACCGCATACAAGGGTGAGGACAAGTTCATCCTGGATATGTCGGAAGCCCACTGTGGATTCCCGGATCGTCTGCTGCTGCCGAAGGGTCTCCCAGCAGGTTTCGAAATGACCTTCTACTTCATCGTCACTCCGTACTACGCTCCCAAGGTGGAACAGTTCTCGACCTACGAGTACACCTACAGCTGCGGAGTCGGATCCGGTTCGAAGTACGTGGATGATCTGCCGTTCGGATTCCCCTTCGATCGTGAGATCAACTTTGCCTACTTCTTCACCAAGAACATGTACTTCAAGGATGTGCTGGTCTACCACATCGACGACATGAAGCTGAACCAATCGTTCTAG